A stretch of Geminocystis sp. NIES-3708 DNA encodes these proteins:
- a CDS encoding linear amide C-N hydrolase, whose translation MTLDILKHFAFAIPTILTFSGLFNLSVLACTRVLYSGSENIVVTGRSMDWKEDIRSNLWVLPRGIDRNGLAGKNSIEWKSKYGSVVITGYDIGTADGMNEEGLVANLLYLAESDYGTTEGKATLSMSLWAQYFLDNYATVAEGVEDMKKEPFRVVTSTLPNGAPAQLHLSISDSSGDSAIFEYIDGKLVIHHSKEYKVVTNSPTFEQQLALNEYWQNIGGLNFLPGTNRAADRFARAHFLLNSIPTKTVSNYISAVPEQKYDNQALASVLSVVRSVSVPLGITTPDQPNIASTIWRVVANQKNKIYYFDSATSPNVFWIDMKQLDFNPTASVKKLSLTDGTFYAGDATKNLFSAPSFQFLSVE comes from the coding sequence ATGACTTTAGATATTCTTAAACATTTTGCTTTTGCTATACCGACAATTTTAACTTTTTCTGGACTTTTTAACCTCAGTGTTTTAGCCTGTACCCGTGTTTTATACTCAGGAAGTGAAAATATAGTTGTAACGGGTCGATCAATGGATTGGAAAGAGGATATTCGTTCTAATTTGTGGGTTTTGCCGAGGGGAATTGATCGAAATGGACTGGCAGGAAAAAACTCTATTGAATGGAAATCTAAATACGGTAGTGTGGTAATAACAGGTTATGATATTGGCACTGCCGATGGGATGAATGAAGAAGGTTTAGTAGCCAATCTTCTCTATTTAGCAGAATCCGACTACGGTACAACCGAAGGAAAAGCGACTCTTTCCATGAGTCTTTGGGCACAATATTTTTTAGATAACTATGCCACCGTTGCCGAAGGAGTGGAAGATATGAAAAAAGAGCCTTTCCGAGTGGTTACATCGACTTTACCTAATGGTGCACCCGCTCAATTACATCTTTCTATATCTGATAGTAGCGGTGATTCCGCTATCTTTGAATATATTGACGGCAAGTTAGTCATTCATCACAGCAAAGAATATAAAGTTGTAACCAACTCCCCTACTTTTGAGCAACAACTGGCTTTAAATGAATACTGGCAAAATATAGGCGGTTTAAACTTTCTACCTGGTACAAATCGAGCTGCCGATCGATTTGCTCGTGCCCATTTTCTGCTCAATTCTATTCCCACAAAAACAGTTTCTAACTATATCAGTGCAGTTCCTGAACAAAAGTACGACAATCAAGCTCTTGCAAGTGTTTTAAGCGTGGTTCGTAGTGTATCTGTTCCTTTGGGAATAACCACTCCAGATCAACCGAATATAGCTTCTACTATATGGCGAGTGGTGGCAAATCAGAAAAACAAGATATACTATTTTGATTCAGCTACTAGCCCGAATGTTTTTTGGATTGACATGAAACAGCTAGATTTTAACCCCACTGCTTCTGTGAAAAAACTGTCCTTAACCGATGGAACTTTTTATGCAGGGGATGCCACTAAAAATCTTTTTTCAGCACCATCTTTTCAATTTTTATCCGTTGAATAA
- a CDS encoding DUF6737 family protein: MSSSSIWKYKPWWCQPWTIILTGIVIIAGSWLLFHLIWLTALFFIIICLWWFLFLILIPYLFTKQQTLNIPKTELSISLA; this comes from the coding sequence ATGTCATCGTCATCAATCTGGAAGTACAAGCCTTGGTGGTGTCAACCTTGGACAATTATACTCACTGGAATCGTTATTATCGCTGGTAGTTGGTTGTTATTTCACCTAATTTGGCTAACTGCTTTGTTTTTTATAATTATCTGTCTTTGGTGGTTTCTTTTCCTTATTCTTATCCCCTATTTATTCACTAAACAACAAACTCTTAACATCCCCAAAACTGAATTATCAATATCCTTAGCTTAA
- a CDS encoding type I restriction-modification system subunit M has protein sequence MFEQTFKNIDDVLRKEAGCASELDYTEQTSWLLFLKYLDDLEQERALKAEFDEEKYQFILDEEHRWSSWAVPQDKDKLLTGDDLIDYINDHLFTYLKGFKQRATSADTIEYKIGEIFSEIKNKFQSGYNLREAIDLIDELSFKSQEQKHELSDLYETRIKNMGNAGRNGGEYYTPRPLIRAMIAVIKPQVGEKIYDGACGSAGFLCEAYEHLRKGKLTTSQLEQLQTSTFYGKEKKSLAYVIAIMNMILHGISAPNIVHTNTLAENINDIQEKDRVDVILANPPFGARERDEIKNNFTIRTGETAFLFLQHFIKMLKKGGRGAIVIKNTFLSNADNASRELRKELLTSCYLHTILDCPSGTFQGAGVKTVVLFFEKGKATEKIWYYQLDPGRNLGKTNPLNDDDLAEFVEFQQSFKVSEKSWLVDIDKVDKESYDLSVKNPHAPEEDTLRSPAEILNQIASLDAESAEILESIGGLI, from the coding sequence ATGTTTGAACAGACCTTTAAGAATATTGATGATGTCCTCCGCAAAGAGGCGGGATGTGCCAGTGAGCTTGACTACACAGAACAAACCTCATGGCTATTATTTTTGAAATATTTAGATGATCTTGAACAAGAAAGGGCGTTAAAGGCTGAGTTTGACGAAGAGAAATATCAGTTTATCTTAGATGAAGAGCATCGTTGGTCAAGTTGGGCTGTTCCTCAAGATAAGGATAAGTTATTAACGGGTGATGATTTAATTGATTATATTAATGACCATTTATTTACCTACCTTAAAGGGTTTAAGCAAAGGGCTACTTCTGCTGATACCATTGAATATAAGATAGGTGAGATATTTAGTGAGATTAAGAATAAGTTTCAAAGTGGTTATAATCTCAGGGAGGCGATCGACCTCATTGATGAGTTGAGCTTTAAGTCTCAAGAACAGAAACACGAATTGTCAGACTTGTATGAGACACGCATTAAGAATATGGGTAACGCTGGACGTAATGGCGGTGAGTATTATACCCCTCGTCCTTTGATTAGAGCCATGATTGCGGTTATTAAACCCCAAGTTGGTGAGAAGATTTATGATGGGGCTTGTGGTTCAGCAGGTTTCTTATGTGAGGCTTATGAGCATTTACGCAAAGGTAAGTTAACCACCAGTCAGCTTGAGCAGTTACAGACTTCTACCTTTTATGGTAAGGAGAAGAAGAGCTTGGCTTATGTCATTGCCATTATGAATATGATTCTTCATGGTATCTCTGCCCCTAATATCGTTCATACCAACACCCTCGCTGAGAATATCAATGATATACAGGAAAAGGATAGAGTTGATGTCATTTTAGCTAATCCCCCTTTTGGTGCCAGGGAAAGGGATGAGATTAAGAACAATTTTACTATTAGGACTGGGGAGACTGCTTTCTTATTCCTTCAGCATTTTATTAAGATGTTAAAGAAAGGCGGTAGAGGGGCGATCGTCATCAAGAATACTTTTCTCTCTAATGCTGACAACGCTTCTAGGGAGTTAAGAAAGGAGTTATTAACCAGTTGCTACCTTCATACTATCTTGGATTGTCCTAGCGGTACTTTTCAGGGGGCTGGAGTTAAAACGGTAGTGTTATTCTTTGAAAAGGGTAAAGCAACCGAGAAGATTTGGTATTATCAATTAGATCCGGGTAGGAACTTGGGTAAGACTAATCCTCTTAACGATGATGATTTGGCTGAGTTTGTGGAGTTTCAGCAGTCGTTTAAGGTGTCGGAGAAATCTTGGTTAGTGGATATAGACAAGGTTGATAAGGAGTCCTATGATTTATCGGTTAAGAATCCTCACGCCCCCGAAGAAGACACCCTTAGAAGTCCTGCTGAGATACTTAATCAGATTGCTTCTCTTGATGCTGAGTCGGCTGAGATTCTTGAGTCTATAGGAGGGTTGATATGA
- a CDS encoding restriction endonuclease subunit S: MTLPEGWQIKTLEELSEKITKGTTPTSIGFQFTNEGINFIKVETISSNGQFINSKLAYINSDCHEALKRSQLHKGDILFSIAGALGRTAIVTSKILPANTNQALAIIRLKSSDKIDKNFILIALSSGFLLEQIEKNRGGVAQQNLSLTQIKSFQIPIPPIEVQKRIVEILDEAFEGIDRAIALTKQNLLNARELFNSYLNNIFTNKGDDWVEKKLGDIANIYYGYTAKASQEPKGKKFLRITDIQNNKVDWTTVPYCDISDEDYVKHKLRTGDIVFARTGATTGKSFLVKNPPEAVSASYLIRLSIKKIDIIPEFLILFFQTNEYWNLINLGISGSAQGGFNASKLKTLNIPIPLKNSIQLNIINKLNKLSAEVARLEEIYQKKIELLEELKQSILERAFRGELTANK, translated from the coding sequence ATGACTTTACCAGAAGGATGGCAGATAAAAACCCTAGAAGAATTATCAGAAAAGATAACAAAAGGAACAACACCAACATCTATTGGCTTTCAATTTACTAATGAAGGGATAAATTTTATAAAGGTTGAAACAATAAGTTCAAATGGTCAATTTATAAACTCAAAACTTGCTTATATTAATTCAGATTGTCATGAAGCACTAAAACGTTCTCAATTACATAAAGGCGATATATTATTTTCAATTGCAGGAGCATTAGGTAGAACAGCTATAGTAACATCTAAAATTTTACCTGCTAATACTAATCAAGCCTTAGCAATTATTAGACTTAAATCATCTGATAAAATAGATAAAAATTTTATTTTAATAGCTTTATCATCTGGTTTCTTATTAGAACAAATAGAAAAAAATAGGGGTGGTGTTGCTCAACAAAACTTATCATTAACTCAGATTAAAAGTTTTCAAATACCCATTCCTCCTATTGAGGTACAGAAAAGGATAGTAGAGATATTAGACGAGGCGTTTGAGGGCATAGACAGGGCGATCGCACTCACCAAACAAAACCTCCTCAATGCCCGTGAACTATTTAACTCCTACCTTAATAACATCTTTACTAACAAGGGTGATGATTGGGTAGAGAAGAAGTTAGGGGATATAGCCAACATTTATTATGGTTATACAGCAAAAGCATCACAAGAACCAAAAGGTAAAAAGTTTCTAAGAATAACAGATATACAAAATAATAAAGTAGATTGGACTACAGTACCTTATTGTGATATATCAGACGAAGATTATGTCAAACATAAATTAAGAACAGGTGATATAGTATTTGCCCGAACAGGTGCAACAACTGGTAAAAGTTTTCTTGTGAAAAATCCTCCAGAAGCTGTATCAGCATCTTATTTAATTCGTTTATCTATAAAAAAAATAGATATAATACCAGAATTTTTAATACTATTTTTTCAAACTAATGAATATTGGAATTTAATTAATTTAGGAATCTCAGGAAGTGCGCAAGGTGGCTTTAACGCTTCTAAATTAAAGACTTTAAATATTCCAATACCTCTTAAAAATAGCATTCAATTAAACATTATAAATAAACTAAATAAACTATCAGCAGAAGTAGCAAGATTAGAGGAGATATATCAGAAAAAAATAGAACTATTAGAG